CGTCCTGGGCGGCGCGATCAGCCCGATCGACGGGGTGGGCCCCGACGACCTGCGCATCAGGGAGCTCCTGGCCCGCCTGGCGGACGGGACGGTCACCGAGCTGATCCTGGCCACGGACCCCAATCTCGAAGGCGAGGCGACGGCGACGTACCTCGCCCGCATGATCAAGCCCATGGGCCTGAAGGTCACCCGCCTGGCCAGCGGCCTCCCGGTGGGTGGGGACCTGGAATACGCGGACGAGGTCACCCTCGGACGCGCCTTCGAGGGGAGACGACTCCTAGATGTCTGACGCCACGCTGCACGCGACCGACCAGAACCCGGACGATTTCGCGGTCCAGATCGCGGATCAGATCGAGAGCTTCCTGGTCGCCGTCACGGAGGTAGCGAAGGGCGACGAGCCGGAATCGGCCGTGCCCTTCCTTCTCCTGGAGGTCTCCCAACTCCTCCTCGCGGGCGGCCGGCTCGGCGCGCACGAGGACATCGTGCCCGACGAGCGCTACGAGCCCGACTCGGGCCCCGAGCCGGACGTCGACGAGCTCCGTGAGAACCTCGCCCGCCTGCTGGACCCGGTCGACATCTACTCCGAGGTCTTCGACCCCTACGAGCCCCGCAAGGCCCCGGTCCCGGCCCGCATCTCCGACGACCTCACGGACGTCATCACGGACCTGCGCCACGGCATGTCCCACTACCGCTCGGGCCGCACCACGGAAGCCCTGTGGTGGTGGCAGTTCTCCTACTTCTCCAACTGGGGCTCCACCGCCTCGGCCACCCTGCGCGCCCTGCAGTCCGTCCTCGCCCACGTCCGCCTCGACCAGCCCCTGGCCGAACTCGACGGCCTGGACACGGACCAGGGCATGGGCGACGACACACTGGAGATCGAGGCGGGCCGGGTCATGGCCCAGGAGATCGCGGGACCTCTGGGGATGCGTCCGGCGAAGTAGCCGGTCAGATCCGAACGGCCGTGCCGGTGACGCCGATTCCGCTGTGCGGGTCCGCCGGGACCGTCACGGTGATCGTGCTCGGCCGGCCCATGTCCACTCCCTGATGGATCGTCAGTGTCGCGGGGACCGGCACGAGTTCGAGTTCCCTCAGGTAGCCGCCGAACGCGGCCGCCGCCGCTCCCGTCGCCGGGTCCTCGGTCACGCCGCCGGGCGGGAACGGATTGCGGGCGTGGAAGACGGTGGGTGACTCGCGGAGGACCAGGTCGATCGTGGTCCAGTTGCGGCGCGCCATGAGGTCGCCGAGTGCGGCCATGTCGTAGTCAAGGTCCGCCAGCCGGTCCCGGCTCGTGGTGGCGATGACCGGGTGCCAGGCCCCGGCGAAGGCCACCCGGGGCGGCAGGGCCGGGTCCAGGTCCTCGGTGGACCAGCCGAGGAACGCCAGCAGTCGGGCGAGGTCGGCCTCTTCGAGCGGGACCGTGCGCGGGGCGACGCTCACCAGGGTCGCGACCAGGGTGCCGTCGGCCGCCCGGTCCGTGGTGACGGTGACCGGTCCGGCCTGGGTGCGCAGGTGCAGCCGGCCGGTGCCGTGCCGCTCCGCGTGGGCGACGGCCGTGGCGATCGTCGCGTGACCGCAGAAGGAGACCTCGGCGAGCGGGCTGAAGTACCGGACGTCCAGGGTGCCGTCGCCGGGGTCCACCACGAACGCCGTCTCCGAGTAACCGACTTCGGCCGCCGCCGCCAGCATCACCGCGTCGTCGGCGCCGCTCGCGTCGAGCACCACCCCGGCCGGGTTGCCACCGTCGGGATCCGTGCTGAACGCCACGTAGCGCAGTATCTCCATGCCCAGACGGTAGCGCCGGGCCCTCTGCCGGGGCGTCCCGGCGGGGGTGCGGGGCCGGGTGCGGCGCATGACCGTCCGTATGCGTGCGATGACCTCCCGGTCAGTGCACGCGGCGGTCTTCCGGCAGGAGTACGCGCACGGCCGGACCCTGGTGCTTGAACGTTGTGTGATCGGGGCGGCGGCTCGTGCGATTGTGACGCCGGGCACTTTCCCGAGTGGCCGGTGCCCAGATGGGCATGAGCGACTCTGGACGGGCGCCGAGATCTCACCATGCGATACCGCGGAGGGGTTTTTCGGACGCTCGTTAGACTGAGCCGACCGCGGTACGAATGCGTATGAGCGGATAGAGACGGATTGAGCGAGGAGCGCACGTGGGCCTTGTCGTGCAGAAGTACGGAGGCTCCTCCGTAGCCGATGCCGAGGGCATCAAGCGCGTCGCCAAGCGGATCGTGGAAGCGAAGCAGAACGGCAACCAGGTGGTTGCGGTGGTTTCCGCGATGGGCGACACGACGGACGAGCTGATCGATCTCGCCGAGCAGGTATCCCCGATGCCTGCCGGGCGCGAGCTCGACATGCTGCTGACCGCCGGAGAGCGGATCTCCATGGCCCTGCTGGCCATGGCGATCAAAAAGCTGGGCCACGAGGCCCAGTCGTTCACCGGCAGCCAGGCGGGTGTCATCACCGACTCGGTCCACAACAAGGCCCGGATCATCGACGTCACACCGGGCCGGATCAAGACCTCGGTGGACGAGGGCAACATCGCGATCGTGGCCGGTTTCCAGGGTGTCTCCCAGGACACCAAGGACATCACCACGCTCGGCCGCGGCGGCTCCGACACCACGGCGGTGGCTCTCGCCGCCGCCCTGGACGCCGACGTCTGCGAGATCTACACCGACGTCGACGGCGTGTTCACCGCCGACCCGCGCGTGGTGAAGAAGGCCCGGAAGATCGACTGGATCTCCTTCGAGGACATGCTCGAACTGGCGGCGTCCGGGTCGAAGGTGCTGCTCCACCGCTGTGTGGAGTACGCCCGCCGGTACAACATCCCGATCCACGTCCGGTCCAGCTTCAGCGGACTTCAGGGCACATGGGTCAGCAGCGAGCCGAAGCAAGGAGCAAAGCAGGT
The Streptomyces tuirus genome window above contains:
- a CDS encoding DUF5063 domain-containing protein, whose amino-acid sequence is MSDATLHATDQNPDDFAVQIADQIESFLVAVTEVAKGDEPESAVPFLLLEVSQLLLAGGRLGAHEDIVPDERYEPDSGPEPDVDELRENLARLLDPVDIYSEVFDPYEPRKAPVPARISDDLTDVITDLRHGMSHYRSGRTTEALWWWQFSYFSNWGSTASATLRALQSVLAHVRLDQPLAELDGLDTDQGMGDDTLEIEAGRVMAQEIAGPLGMRPAK
- a CDS encoding PhzF family phenazine biosynthesis protein, which encodes MEILRYVAFSTDPDGGNPAGVVLDASGADDAVMLAAAAEVGYSETAFVVDPGDGTLDVRYFSPLAEVSFCGHATIATAVAHAERHGTGRLHLRTQAGPVTVTTDRAADGTLVATLVSVAPRTVPLEEADLARLLAFLGWSTEDLDPALPPRVAFAGAWHPVIATTSRDRLADLDYDMAALGDLMARRNWTTIDLVLRESPTVFHARNPFPPGGVTEDPATGAAAAAFGGYLRELELVPVPATLTIHQGVDMGRPSTITVTVPADPHSGIGVTGTAVRI
- a CDS encoding aspartate kinase, coding for MGLVVQKYGGSSVADAEGIKRVAKRIVEAKQNGNQVVAVVSAMGDTTDELIDLAEQVSPMPAGRELDMLLTAGERISMALLAMAIKKLGHEAQSFTGSQAGVITDSVHNKARIIDVTPGRIKTSVDEGNIAIVAGFQGVSQDTKDITTLGRGGSDTTAVALAAALDADVCEIYTDVDGVFTADPRVVKKARKIDWISFEDMLELAASGSKVLLHRCVEYARRYNIPIHVRSSFSGLQGTWVSSEPKQGAKQVEQALISGVAHDTSEAKVTVVGVPDKPGEAASIFRTIADAEINIDMVVQNVSAASTGLTDISFTLPKTEGRKAIDALEKNKAGIGFDSLRYDDQIGKISLVGAGMKTNPGVTADFFTALSDAGVNIELISTSEIRISVVTRADDVPEAVRAVHSAFGLDSDSDEAVVYGGTGR